From one Streptomyces sp. NBC_01478 genomic stretch:
- a CDS encoding cyclase family protein, with protein MIPDFAKAIDVSVPIHPGMLHWGRRPEVEIVESRTAGDPSNVSRWRIGAHTGTHIDAPAHFIDGGKTVDRLDLSALNGTARVLDLTHVKEQITAADLDAAGLGTEERVLLRTSNSEGVLRSPWKARQWVGLAPDGAERLIEAGVRTAGIDYLSIEAVAYTTHWETHQLLCGADVLILEVVDLLHTPAGVYDMISLPLPLQGAEAAPSRTVLFPRDEA; from the coding sequence ATGATTCCGGACTTCGCCAAGGCGATCGACGTGTCCGTTCCCATCCATCCCGGCATGCTGCACTGGGGCCGCCGGCCCGAGGTGGAGATCGTCGAGTCCCGCACCGCCGGCGACCCGTCCAACGTGAGCCGCTGGCGGATCGGCGCCCACACCGGCACCCACATCGACGCTCCGGCCCACTTCATCGACGGCGGCAAGACGGTCGACCGGCTCGACCTGTCCGCCCTCAACGGAACCGCGCGCGTCCTCGACCTGACCCACGTCAAGGAACAGATCACCGCCGCCGATCTCGACGCGGCCGGCCTCGGCACGGAGGAGCGGGTGCTGCTGCGCACCAGCAATTCCGAGGGTGTGCTGCGCAGCCCGTGGAAGGCCCGGCAGTGGGTCGGACTGGCCCCGGACGGCGCGGAACGGCTCATCGAGGCCGGGGTGCGCACCGCGGGCATCGACTACCTCAGCATCGAGGCCGTCGCTTACACCACCCACTGGGAGACGCACCAACTCCTGTGCGGAGCCGACGTGTTGATCCTGGAGGTCGTCGACCTCCTGCACACGCCCGCCGGGGTCTACGACATGATCTCCCTCCCCCTGCCCCTCCAGGGCGCCGAGGCCGCACCCTCGCGCACCGTGCTGTTCCCGAGGGACGAGGCATGA
- a CDS encoding gamma-glutamyltransferase — MTAASPLILAAPHPAALTAARRAAERGGNAVDAALAAAAALTVVYPHQCSLGGDLIALVHAPGGSVRAIVSAGAAAEAVDVEALRAADRRMPAQGPHTVTVPGVVAGWTALAEAHGTPGALAAALRDAAELAEDGATVSAGLARAVRERAPQIAADPGLGALLTGPDGVPVGEGDPLPQPRLAAVLRTLADDPSSFYRGAIAEALANGLRRAGSSLTAGDLAAHQAADVEPLTLDVAGTRWWTAPPPSQGASLLAVLEIAASVAKLPEPERTGVLAARCQDASAARDLLLGDPLGPTPLDLDGLLHPAPLAGTEPPEPPFRPAGDTVAITAVDASGLAVSLIQSVYQTFGSGICDPETGIVLHNRGSAFSLLPGHPALIGPGLRPPHTLCPVLGRSAELLLAAGCQGGRAQPQILAQTVPDLMDPAADPAAVLDRPRWVIGARDIGHETQTLLAEPASVPAVAGAIPSVVPVVVAPGRTDLAGHTQAVRLSAGGRLDGASDPRADGGTTLEGSSL, encoded by the coding sequence ATGACAGCCGCCTCCCCGCTGATCCTGGCCGCACCGCACCCGGCGGCGCTGACGGCGGCCCGCCGTGCGGCCGAGCGCGGCGGCAACGCCGTGGACGCGGCGCTGGCGGCGGCCGCCGCCCTCACCGTCGTCTACCCCCACCAGTGTTCGCTGGGCGGTGACTTGATCGCCCTCGTCCACGCCCCCGGCGGTTCGGTGCGCGCGATCGTCTCGGCGGGGGCGGCGGCAGAGGCCGTGGACGTCGAGGCATTGCGCGCCGCCGACCGGCGGATGCCCGCGCAGGGGCCGCACACGGTGACCGTGCCCGGTGTGGTGGCGGGCTGGACCGCGCTCGCCGAGGCCCATGGCACGCCCGGTGCCCTGGCCGCCGCGCTGCGGGACGCCGCCGAGCTGGCCGAGGACGGGGCCACCGTGTCGGCCGGTCTGGCGCGCGCCGTCCGCGAACGGGCCCCGCAGATCGCCGCGGACCCCGGGCTCGGCGCGCTGCTGACCGGCCCCGACGGCGTGCCGGTCGGCGAGGGCGATCCGCTGCCCCAGCCCCGGCTGGCCGCCGTACTGCGCACGCTCGCCGACGATCCGTCGTCCTTCTACCGGGGCGCGATCGCCGAGGCGCTGGCCAACGGGCTGCGCCGGGCCGGGAGTTCACTCACCGCGGGCGATCTCGCTGCCCATCAGGCGGCGGACGTAGAGCCGTTGACGCTGGACGTGGCCGGAACCCGTTGGTGGACCGCGCCGCCGCCGAGCCAGGGGGCGAGCCTGCTGGCCGTACTGGAGATCGCCGCCTCGGTGGCGAAACTGCCCGAGCCGGAGCGCACCGGTGTGCTGGCCGCCCGCTGTCAAGACGCCTCGGCGGCACGGGACTTGCTGCTCGGTGATCCGCTCGGCCCCACCCCCCTCGACCTGGACGGGCTGCTGCACCCGGCCCCGCTCGCCGGTACGGAGCCTCCCGAACCGCCCTTCCGGCCCGCCGGGGACACCGTCGCGATCACCGCCGTGGACGCGTCCGGGCTGGCCGTCTCCCTGATCCAGAGCGTCTACCAGACCTTCGGCTCCGGCATCTGCGACCCGGAGACGGGCATCGTGCTGCACAACCGCGGCTCGGCGTTCAGTCTGCTGCCCGGCCATCCGGCCCTCATCGGCCCCGGGTTGCGGCCACCGCACACCCTGTGCCCGGTGCTCGGCCGGTCCGCCGAGCTACTGCTCGCCGCCGGTTGCCAGGGTGGCCGGGCGCAGCCGCAGATCCTCGCCCAGACCGTGCCCGACCTGATGGACCCGGCCGCCGATCCGGCCGCCGTACTGGACCGCCCGCGCTGGGTGATCGGCGCCCGCGACATCGGCCACGAGACACAGACACTGCTGGCAGAACCCGCGTCCGTCCCTGCCGTCGCGGGCGCGATCCCGTCGGTGGTTCCGGTCGTCGTAGCGCCGGGCCGTACCGATCTGGCCGGTCACACCCAGGCCGTACGACTGTCCGCCGGCGGTCGACTGGACGGCGCCTCCGACCCCCGCGCCGACGGCGGCACCACCTTGGAAGGAAGTTCCCTGTGA
- a CDS encoding primary-amine oxidase — translation MSTLAPEPVPADAPHPLDPLTVTELATAVGVLRADTRVPEDSRFWGMALDEDHARRAAPGETRRARAVVFSPSARHAFEVDLELGDKPQTTAWRELDVRSPGCSSEEARQAAAACRADPRFREALALRGIHDVSLVMVDPESIGGFEPPEYAGRRLTWGSVWHRTSEDDNGYARPVQGVVPIIDMETMEILHIEDHGVIPLSDESGVFAAGTVDERPGLKPLEVVQPDGPSFTVTGQRIDWQGWSVRVGFSHREGLVLHDLAFAAAGKGPRQVIRRAAVNEMYVPYFDTASTQYRKNFFDWGEYGAGPLTNSLALGCDCLGVIQYFDAAVLGGDGVPRLIPNAVCVHEEDDGILWKHHDGRTGRTEVRRSRRLIISAFATVANYDYGFYWSLYQDGSVMLEIKMTGILSATGVEEDEATPYARRVAPNVAVTNHQHFFSVRLDMAVDGNPNRLVEVTAEHEPDPVLDPYGNAARTVLRPILSESEGARRTDPSRGLHWRVESTESRNRMGEPTAYRVHLENTAVLPVREDSVCARRAPFVGRQLWATAYDAERRFVGGEYPNQAEPGADGVHKWQEENRSLDGTDLVLWATVGSHHFPRPEEWPVMPVAKARLRLEPDGFFDRNPALDVPAPNSCHTPGPTAPDHCCG, via the coding sequence GTGAGCACGCTCGCCCCCGAACCCGTGCCGGCCGACGCACCGCATCCGCTGGACCCGCTCACCGTCACCGAACTCGCCACGGCCGTAGGGGTGTTGAGAGCAGACACCCGGGTACCCGAGGACTCGCGGTTCTGGGGTATGGCCCTGGACGAGGACCACGCGCGCCGTGCCGCACCCGGGGAGACCCGGCGGGCCCGCGCGGTGGTGTTCTCCCCCTCCGCGCGCCATGCCTTCGAGGTCGATCTCGAACTCGGCGACAAGCCGCAGACCACCGCCTGGCGGGAGTTGGACGTCCGCAGTCCGGGCTGTTCCTCGGAGGAGGCGCGGCAGGCCGCTGCCGCGTGCCGCGCCGACCCGCGGTTCCGTGAGGCGCTCGCGCTGCGCGGTATCCACGACGTGTCGCTGGTGATGGTGGACCCGGAGTCGATCGGCGGTTTCGAGCCGCCCGAGTACGCGGGCCGCCGGCTGACCTGGGGCAGCGTCTGGCACCGCACCTCCGAGGACGACAACGGCTACGCCCGCCCGGTACAGGGCGTGGTGCCGATCATCGACATGGAGACCATGGAGATCCTGCACATCGAGGACCATGGCGTGATCCCGCTGTCGGACGAATCGGGCGTGTTCGCGGCCGGAACGGTGGACGAACGACCGGGGCTGAAGCCTCTGGAAGTCGTCCAGCCGGACGGGCCGAGCTTCACCGTCACCGGGCAGCGGATCGACTGGCAGGGATGGTCGGTCCGGGTCGGCTTCAGTCATCGTGAAGGGCTCGTGCTGCACGACCTCGCCTTCGCCGCGGCCGGGAAGGGTCCTCGGCAGGTCATCCGCCGTGCGGCCGTCAACGAGATGTACGTCCCGTACTTCGACACCGCCTCCACCCAGTACCGCAAGAACTTCTTCGACTGGGGCGAGTACGGCGCGGGCCCGCTCACCAACTCCCTTGCCCTGGGCTGTGATTGCCTCGGTGTCATCCAGTACTTCGACGCGGCGGTGCTCGGCGGCGACGGCGTCCCCCGGCTCATCCCCAACGCCGTGTGCGTGCACGAGGAGGACGACGGCATCCTCTGGAAGCACCACGACGGCCGCACCGGCCGTACGGAGGTACGCCGTTCGCGCCGGCTGATCATCTCGGCGTTCGCCACCGTGGCCAACTACGACTACGGCTTCTACTGGTCGCTGTACCAGGACGGTTCGGTGATGCTGGAGATCAAGATGACCGGCATCCTCTCCGCCACCGGTGTCGAGGAGGACGAGGCGACGCCGTACGCGCGCCGGGTCGCGCCCAACGTCGCGGTCACCAACCACCAGCACTTCTTCAGCGTCCGCCTCGACATGGCGGTGGACGGCAATCCCAACCGGCTGGTCGAGGTCACCGCCGAGCACGAGCCCGACCCGGTGCTCGACCCGTACGGCAACGCGGCCCGCACCGTGCTGCGGCCGATCCTCAGCGAGTCGGAGGGCGCCCGGCGCACCGATCCGTCCCGCGGGCTGCACTGGCGGGTGGAGAGCACCGAGTCCCGCAACCGGATGGGCGAACCGACCGCGTACCGCGTGCACTTGGAGAACACGGCGGTGCTGCCGGTGCGCGAGGACAGCGTCTGCGCCCGCCGAGCCCCGTTCGTGGGACGTCAGTTGTGGGCCACGGCCTACGACGCGGAGCGGCGGTTCGTCGGCGGCGAGTACCCGAACCAGGCCGAGCCGGGCGCGGACGGCGTCCACAAGTGGCAGGAGGAGAACCGGTCGTTGGACGGCACGGACCTCGTGCTGTGGGCCACGGTCGGCTCGCACCACTTCCCGCGCCCGGAGGAGTGGCCGGTGATGCCGGTGGCCAAGGCGCGGCTGCGTCTGGAGCCCGACGGCTTCTTCGACCGCAACCCGGCCCTGGACGTGCCCGCACCCAACTCCTGCCACACGCCCGGCCCCACGGCGCCGGACCACTGCTGCGGCTGA
- a CDS encoding aromatic ring-hydroxylating dioxygenase subunit alpha: MREEENTRLTRTGPGTPAGEWMRRYWQPIALGEELAGARPLVAPKVMGQDLVLFRDEDGELGLVDRGCPHRGADLALGRLEDGGLRCCFHGWLFARDGSCLDTPAEPVDSPLKSRVRLGSYPVREINGIVWGYLGPGEPPELPALDCFQAPADHAFAWKGLLECNWLQALEVGIDPAHASYLHRFFQDEDPADSYGKQFRAASQGTDLPMTKVLREYGRPDIDAVRTPYGIRLTARRRLDGTDTQGLPMDGSRTHVRITHQVFPHAFHIPLDAETAITQWHVPIDNNSSYWYALFTSVGGPVDQDEMRRQRVGAVTLPDYRPRFGRANGYGYDPVEQRTTTYTGLGFDINVHDQWAVEGQGAVQDRTREHLGRSDKAIVMYRRMLGEAIAAVERGEDPLLVLPAEEAGRLHGPVALDGIGPTEDWQEHWAAVTDKQRADSSWAQPLGTDG, encoded by the coding sequence ATGCGCGAGGAAGAGAACACCCGGCTCACCCGGACCGGGCCCGGTACCCCGGCCGGTGAGTGGATGCGCCGCTACTGGCAGCCGATCGCCCTCGGCGAGGAACTCGCGGGCGCACGACCGCTGGTGGCGCCCAAGGTGATGGGCCAGGACCTGGTCCTGTTCCGCGACGAGGACGGCGAACTCGGTCTCGTCGACCGCGGCTGCCCGCACCGGGGCGCCGACCTGGCGCTCGGCCGGCTGGAGGACGGCGGGCTGCGCTGCTGCTTCCACGGCTGGCTGTTCGCCCGTGACGGCTCCTGCCTGGACACGCCCGCCGAACCGGTCGACAGTCCGCTCAAGTCCCGGGTCCGGCTGGGCAGTTACCCGGTCCGCGAGATCAACGGCATCGTCTGGGGCTACCTCGGCCCCGGCGAACCGCCCGAACTCCCCGCCCTGGACTGCTTCCAGGCGCCCGCCGACCACGCCTTCGCCTGGAAGGGGCTGCTGGAGTGCAACTGGCTCCAGGCCCTGGAGGTCGGCATCGACCCCGCCCACGCCTCCTACCTCCATCGCTTCTTCCAGGACGAGGACCCCGCCGACAGCTACGGAAAACAGTTCCGCGCCGCCTCCCAGGGCACCGACCTCCCGATGACGAAGGTCCTGCGCGAGTACGGCCGCCCCGACATCGACGCCGTCCGCACCCCGTACGGCATCCGCCTCACCGCCCGGCGCAGGCTCGACGGCACGGACACCCAGGGCCTGCCGATGGACGGCAGCCGTACCCATGTCCGCATCACCCACCAGGTGTTCCCGCACGCCTTCCACATCCCGCTCGACGCGGAGACGGCGATCACCCAGTGGCATGTGCCGATCGACAACAACTCCAGTTACTGGTATGCCCTGTTCACCAGTGTCGGCGGTCCGGTGGACCAGGACGAGATGCGCCGACAGCGGGTCGGCGCGGTCACCCTGCCCGACTACCGGCCGCGCTTCGGCCGCGCGAACGGCTACGGCTACGACCCGGTGGAACAGCGCACGACGACGTACACCGGGCTCGGCTTCGACATCAACGTGCACGACCAGTGGGCGGTGGAGGGGCAGGGGGCCGTCCAGGACCGGACCCGCGAGCATCTGGGCCGCTCCGACAAGGCCATCGTGATGTACCGCCGGATGCTCGGCGAGGCCATCGCCGCCGTCGAGCGCGGCGAGGATCCGCTCCTGGTGCTGCCGGCCGAGGAGGCGGGCCGGTTGCACGGTCCGGTCGCCCTGGACGGGATCGGCCCGACCGAGGACTGGCAGGAGCACTGGGCCGCCGTCACCGACAAGCAGCGCGCCGACAGCAGTTGGGCGCAGCCGCTGGGAACGGACGGCTGA